The genomic DNA GTTTCTTTTTCTTTTTACCCCCTTAAAAAGGGGGTCGCCGCTCAAGCGGCGGGGGGATCTTTATTCGCCGGGAAGAAGAAATCCCCCCTGCCTTTGGCATCCCCCCTTGTTAAGGGGGGAATATGAATCCAACTTTATTGCATTGACTTAATCCTAGAAATTGTACCCCAGGCTGAAACGCATACTATCCTGCTGCGGATTGTCACGGCCGGCGTAGTAGGCGATGTCCACATTGAGTTTCTCGTATATGATCCCCACTCCGAAGGTGGGGCTTTTCAGCTCTCCGTCTATATCGGCGGTATATCCTGCGCGGAGGGACATGAAATTGTTATACGTGTATTCCGCCCCGGCATGGTAGTCGATCTGCCGCATCTCATCCTTCATCGGTTCGTCATACCATCCCCTGATCAGCGCTTCAATCGGCGAGCCGGTCCGCATTACGAGCGGTTTATACAGATCCAGCACCAGAAGGAGCCTGTTGAATTCAGAATCGATCGGCTTGTATGCTGCGCCGAGGACGAAATTAAGCGGCAGGGGATCCGCCTGAGTAACATCGATATAGGAAATCTTCGGTCCCATGTTGTGAATTGAAGCAGCCAGTGAAAGACCCTGGATCGGCGGCTTGTACATGGCGCCCGCATCGATGGCGAAAGAAGTGCCTACTCCCTTGCCTTGCTCCGCTTCCTGGCCTACGTCTGCCAGCTTGGAGTAAATTGCTTTCAATGTCAGGCCCAGCGACAGATTGTCGGTCATCGTGGCGCCGTAGGAGCCGGAAACCATCATTTCGAACGAGCGGAAGGTCCCGACCACATCCGAAGAGGTGGATGTAGTACGGTTCTGTTCTCCCAGGTTGAAATACACGAGATTAAATCCCAGGTGGCCCCAGCCTTCCACATATCTGGTATATCCGAGGAATTCATAGTACATGTCCGGAGCGAGCTTGGGCAGCCAGTTGGTATGCATCCCCTGGACATTCGATTTGTTCTTGTCCTGGAATGCAAGACCGGCGGGATTATAGAATCCGGTGGTTGCGTCTTCCGCCACTGCGGAATAGGCCTCGCCCATTGCAGCCTGCTTTGCGCCGGGTCTGATGAGCAGGAAGAGGGCGGCAGCCTGGCTTTCATTGGTAGCGGAAGCCTCGCCGGCCCAACCTAAAACCAGGGCGGCCAGAAGGGTAAATAAGGTGCAGGATTTCATGGTTCATTCCTCCGTTTTGGGTTTTTATTTCATGACAACCAATTTTTCGATTTTTGAAGCTTTTCTGCCGTTCAGACTTCTCACGGTCAGTTTGTAAAAATATACGCCGTTGGCGATGCCAGCGGAAGGTCTCCAGAACCGCTGATTGAAACCGTATCCGGCGCTGAACTGCATCTTATCCACCAGTCTTCCCGACTGTGAATACACCTTGATGTCCGCATAGCCTGCATCATCGGTCAGGCTGAAAGTGAATGTGGTGCCGTCTCTCTTCATGGGATTGGGATAGTTCAGCAGATTCTGGATGGTGATGTCCCCGGTGTCCGATCCGATCACAAACATTTTTTCTTCAATTTTCGTGACATTGTTATATGAATCATATACGCTCATCTCGAAGGTATGTTCTCCGGGAGAGAGGATCGGGAGCACATATTCCAGTGTTCCCTGGGCATATCCGTTCGTGAATTTCAACCGGTCGGTCACTACCGTAATATCGGATTTGTCGAGCATCAGAGTAAGGTTGTGCCCCCTCTCGCCATAGATATTTATCCCGGAAGGATCGGTTATTACCGCCTGAAGGGTGGGTTGTCGCCGGACATAGTCACCGCTTTTGAACACTTTTCCGTTAAATGAGAGTTTTATCTCCGGCCCTGTTACATCTATTGGCGCTCCGGGATAGAGACCTCCGATCGAACGATGTTCCAACAGCCCGGATGCTTCTTTTAATTCACCGGTGGCAAAAAAGGAGATCCTCGATTCGCTGTTCTCTGCCGAGATATCTTTCGGGACTACGAATGCAGTGGAAAAACGATTGCCGCTGATGGAAATATCGCCTGTATAGAACAGTTTCCCCGGCGCGGTATAATTAATGGGATACCCGCCCGCCATCATGTACCGTTTATTGATGACCGGCCCCTGCGCTTCGACAGAAAGCGTGCCTTTGTATGATATCGGGGTGCTCCCGTTTTTCACTTCGCCCGGAATATCCACTTTCTGGAGCCGGAAGAGAGTATCCGCCGCAGACGCCGTCACAGAATACCTCGGTACCATCAAACGGGTCGCCGGGTCGCCGAACAGGATATAGCGGTTGAAATATTCGACCAGAATACTATTCGTTATGTCAAAAGAGTAGTTTTGATTGTCTCTCACTCCTTTGGCGATTTTCAAAGCGGTTCCGATACGGTTTTCGGGATTTTTTTTGGTGTTGAACAGGTTCGGGTAAAATGCTCTGGTTAAAACTTCGTTATCAGATTGATATGTCTGATTGGCTGCGGCGATGACCGCCACACAACCGCCTTCTTTCCGCAGGTGCAGAAGCTCGGCAAGGGAAGTGTAATCCACCCGGTCAAAGCTGCCGACCTCGCAGGAAGCAAATAAGAACAATGGCTGTCTGGCGCCGTTATTGAGCCGGTCAATATCCCGCGGACCGACCAGCAGATGTTCGTGCGTTATCAGATCCCTGTTCCCGTGGCCGTAAAAGTTGACGAGAACGCTTCCTTCATTGAACATCTTGATGAGAGCCTCCGTGGCATCCGGCTTCTGGAAGTTTTTCAGAGGATATTCGATCTCATATAATTTCTCACGTTCGATACTATGGGGGATATAGTCATATACATCAAGGTATTCGGAGGCATAGGTAAATACCGATTCCTGTCCTGAAGGTTTTGTTACATCGTTAATCTCATCATCGGCTATTAGGATAATCCGGTTATGCCATTTACCCATTTCCGGATTCCGCTCGTAATCGATGATCTTGCTGACCAGATTTCGGGCTTCATCCACGGTGTTGACACAGAGCCTTCCGATGGCAAAAATCGGAGTGTAGGTTATGTCGGTCCAGGTATAGAAATCATCGGAGGTCATATTCTTGTAGGTGAAGGTAGGTACGAGATTCCTGCTTGCCTGTCCCGGGGCTATATTCTTGTATTTATACGTTGTATCGCCGATCAGACAGCAATAGCGCACTCCGGGTTTGTAGGTGTTTCTGGCATAGATCAGGAAATCTCTGATGGCTGTCGGATCGAACACTCCCCAGGCAAATTCGTCATAGACATCGGTCACATCCACCGCCATGGATTTGAGGGGTTCGATGGTCGAGTCCTGCGCCCTCCAGGCTGCCAGCCGTTTTGCATCCTCAATGAACTTCGGGTGCGATATCGCGATGTAATCAGCGCCGTTGGCAGGATTTCGGAGATCAGATGAATTTTTCCGCACGATGGAAGATATGCGGCGATACGATGACGGCTCGCACAGGGTAAACCGGGAAAAGGTATTTCCAGGCAGCGGCACTTGCACAGTAAGTGTATGGTTTTGAGAATCGTATACACCGGAAACCTCTTTCACAAGGTAAGGGTCGGATGTATCATATATCTCTACTTTGGGTCTCATGACTTTGCTTACAGTAAGCTTGACCGGATTGCCTTCCCCCTTCATGAAGAATTCAAGGCCGTTGTCCGAATATTCCAGCGTACGGGTATATTCCACATCAAACCAGTCGAAATATGCCGGATGATCCGGGTCTCCGCCCAATTCACGGATTTTCAGCTGGTTGTTCTGCTTTAAATCTTTGCGGTACTGAAACTGTATATATCCTTCATAATCGGTAGACATTCTATAGCGGTAAGGCCCGATATCATTGACAAGAAATTCATAATCATGGGGTAGAAGAAAGGCGGGATCATTCAGGAAACCTGCCCGGATAATAGTCGAATCTCCCGGCGTCCAGCCGGGGGTGAGGAATGAAAAGCCTTTGGTCGAGTTTGTAATTGCCGACCAGTACCAGTCGATTCCCGATTCCGGAGAAGTAAGCGCATACTCGCTTTCAAAATGCAATTCCTCCCGGTAGGTGGTGCGTGGAGCGAGGGTATCGGAAGGGATATCTCCCTCTGTCGGCATGCGTTTGGGCGTCTGGCCGGCAGAAAGGGTGATCCAGTATATGTTGGCGGCGGAATAAGGATGGTTCTGGAAATAAAGAGCCTGAGAATCCGGCAGGGCGATGAACCGAGAGAGGGCTTCCCCGTAAAATATCACCGAATCGGTGTAATCCAGAATACCGTCGCCGTTTATATCCTTCACTTTGATCGCGATTTCACGGAAATCCGAGCTCGATGGGTCATGCGGAACCTGAGTGAGCACCCTGCCGCCGCCGTAATACATGTGAATATCCTGTATTTTGGCGGAACCGGCCGGGAAACCGGCGCCGGCCAGGTCGGCCCCGGTAATGCTGTACATGCCGCTGTCCGAGACGGCAATACGATACCAGTCGCCTTTGGCGAACGGGCTTTCGCTTTCCATAGCGGCTTTGAACAGCTTCCTTTCCGAAGGCTCCAGAAAAACATCACGATTCAAGACGCTTTCGGGGATATTGGCCGTGAGGAGAACCCTGCCCGGGATACCACCCAGCATGATGCTTACCTCGAAACTGTCTGCGACAGCGGCTACCGAGGCATGAGCATCATAAAGAACGGGGTAGAAGGTAAGGTTCCAGAGCGAAACGCCGCCGATAATCACAGTGTCGCCAAGCAGGGCGTAATTGGTCGGACGGAATCCGCTCAGGGCGTACGAGACAGGATCTTCCCGGTATATTTCAGCGGTAAAACCGCTCTTGTCCCGCACCAGTTTCGGGCGGGGAGCGATGAGTATTCCCGGGTGGGTGGATTGGGAAAGACCGGTAATTGCCACTGTAGGAGCGCTGCCTGAAGGCGCCGCAAAGAGAATAGTTATCCCCGGGAGAGAGGGAGCGCCCTCGACACCGGTCAGCCGGTGATCTGCGTATCCATACAGAGAATATATCTTCCCGTTGGCCGGAATTGTGTTTATCGACGGAGAGCCGGGCCGGTAGGAAAGTTCCAGCCTTTCGGCGCTGCTGGATTTCACCATAATTTCGGAGTAACCGGAAGCATACGGGTACAGGCACCCCATAAGGAAAAAGGGAACAAG from Candidatus Latescibacter sp. includes the following:
- the porU gene encoding type IX secretion system sortase PorU, translated to MPKISKAIRLVPFFLMGCLYPYASGYSEIMVKSSSAERLELSYRPGSPSINTIPANGKIYSLYGYADHRLTGVEGAPSLPGITILFAAPSGSAPTVAITGLSQSTHPGILIAPRPKLVRDKSGFTAEIYREDPVSYALSGFRPTNYALLGDTVIIGGVSLWNLTFYPVLYDAHASVAAVADSFEVSIMLGGIPGRVLLTANIPESVLNRDVFLEPSERKLFKAAMESESPFAKGDWYRIAVSDSGMYSITGADLAGAGFPAGSAKIQDIHMYYGGGRVLTQVPHDPSSSDFREIAIKVKDINGDGILDYTDSVIFYGEALSRFIALPDSQALYFQNHPYSAANIYWITLSAGQTPKRMPTEGDIPSDTLAPRTTYREELHFESEYALTSPESGIDWYWSAITNSTKGFSFLTPGWTPGDSTIIRAGFLNDPAFLLPHDYEFLVNDIGPYRYRMSTDYEGYIQFQYRKDLKQNNQLKIRELGGDPDHPAYFDWFDVEYTRTLEYSDNGLEFFMKGEGNPVKLTVSKVMRPKVEIYDTSDPYLVKEVSGVYDSQNHTLTVQVPLPGNTFSRFTLCEPSSYRRISSIVRKNSSDLRNPANGADYIAISHPKFIEDAKRLAAWRAQDSTIEPLKSMAVDVTDVYDEFAWGVFDPTAIRDFLIYARNTYKPGVRYCCLIGDTTYKYKNIAPGQASRNLVPTFTYKNMTSDDFYTWTDITYTPIFAIGRLCVNTVDEARNLVSKIIDYERNPEMGKWHNRIILIADDEINDVTKPSGQESVFTYASEYLDVYDYIPHSIEREKLYEIEYPLKNFQKPDATEALIKMFNEGSVLVNFYGHGNRDLITHEHLLVGPRDIDRLNNGARQPLFLFASCEVGSFDRVDYTSLAELLHLRKEGGCVAVIAAANQTYQSDNEVLTRAFYPNLFNTKKNPENRIGTALKIAKGVRDNQNYSFDITNSILVEYFNRYILFGDPATRLMVPRYSVTASAADTLFRLQKVDIPGEVKNGSTPISYKGTLSVEAQGPVINKRYMMAGGYPINYTAPGKLFYTGDISISGNRFSTAFVVPKDISAENSESRISFFATGELKEASGLLEHRSIGGLYPGAPIDVTGPEIKLSFNGKVFKSGDYVRRQPTLQAVITDPSGINIYGERGHNLTLMLDKSDITVVTDRLKFTNGYAQGTLEYVLPILSPGEHTFEMSVYDSYNNVTKIEEKMFVIGSDTGDITIQNLLNYPNPMKRDGTTFTFSLTDDAGYADIKVYSQSGRLVDKMQFSAGYGFNQRFWRPSAGIANGVYFYKLTVRSLNGRKASKIEKLVVMK
- a CDS encoding PorV/PorQ family protein; the encoded protein is MKSCTLFTLLAALVLGWAGEASATNESQAAALFLLIRPGAKQAAMGEAYSAVAEDATTGFYNPAGLAFQDKNKSNVQGMHTNWLPKLAPDMYYEFLGYTRYVEGWGHLGFNLVYFNLGEQNRTTSTSSDVVGTFRSFEMMVSGSYGATMTDNLSLGLTLKAIYSKLADVGQEAEQGKGVGTSFAIDAGAMYKPPIQGLSLAASIHNMGPKISYIDVTQADPLPLNFVLGAAYKPIDSEFNRLLLVLDLYKPLVMRTGSPIEALIRGWYDEPMKDEMRQIDYHAGAEYTYNNFMSLRAGYTADIDGELKSPTFGVGIIYEKLNVDIAYYAGRDNPQQDSMRFSLGYNF